A single Deinococcus betulae DNA region contains:
- a CDS encoding glycosyltransferase has translation MNGDKVLFFGSLVPDDDRYISRAFSRAGNTAQVGFLTALGQAGYPAVEVLSFQPRSVTEVRAGLVVPGGHLSYAGTKLRLLSYVNLPVFKTLTLICAFLFHGFVAAFKHRPTFIMTYNFSLFLSISARIVSRMLKIPYVPIIYDMDIPGQTVSKNLYRQLDFVYAKTRLDASDGVIVISERIANDFLKRAPYLLIEGGVAEIGNPFRRTLSGGPFLIFFAGALEEYNGVDVMLEAVDLLKDMDYKFVIAGSGQLKDLVVRHAQENPNIEFLGFVSGDMIRTYLQQAHVLINHRSYNRISSPYVFPSKLIEYMASGLPTISTRFEGLPPDYERYLVLLDDETPEALARALRYVAEHDDEAQALGLGAQQFVSKQKTWRAHGRMLGAFLDRVVQKNRSGERAP, from the coding sequence GTGAATGGCGACAAGGTTCTGTTTTTTGGAAGCCTAGTGCCTGACGATGACCGGTATATTTCCAGGGCGTTTTCCAGGGCTGGCAACACTGCTCAGGTAGGCTTCCTGACGGCGCTCGGTCAGGCGGGCTATCCAGCCGTAGAGGTTCTGAGCTTTCAACCCAGGTCAGTCACCGAAGTGCGGGCTGGCTTAGTCGTTCCCGGCGGACACCTGTCCTATGCGGGAACCAAGCTCCGCCTCCTGTCATACGTCAACCTGCCTGTGTTCAAGACGCTGACCCTCATATGTGCATTTCTTTTTCATGGCTTTGTTGCCGCATTTAAGCACCGACCCACCTTCATAATGACCTATAATTTCAGTCTGTTCCTATCGATTTCGGCTCGAATTGTTTCCAGAATGCTTAAAATCCCTTATGTTCCAATTATCTATGACATGGACATCCCTGGGCAGACCGTGTCCAAAAATTTGTACAGGCAGCTTGACTTTGTTTATGCGAAAACACGGCTGGACGCATCGGATGGGGTCATCGTGATCTCAGAGCGGATAGCTAATGATTTTTTGAAGCGAGCCCCATACCTTCTGATAGAGGGTGGTGTTGCTGAAATTGGAAATCCCTTTCGGAGAACGTTGAGTGGAGGGCCATTCCTGATCTTCTTCGCAGGAGCCCTCGAGGAATACAACGGCGTAGACGTCATGCTTGAAGCCGTGGACCTCCTGAAGGATATGGATTACAAGTTTGTGATTGCTGGATCAGGACAATTGAAAGACCTAGTTGTCCGTCATGCGCAGGAAAACCCAAACATCGAGTTTCTGGGATTTGTATCAGGCGATATGATCCGCACGTACTTGCAGCAGGCACACGTGCTGATCAACCATCGCAGTTACAACCGGATCAGCAGTCCATATGTTTTCCCTTCAAAGCTGATCGAGTACATGGCGTCTGGGTTGCCCACCATCTCTACCCGGTTCGAAGGTCTTCCCCCTGACTACGAGCGGTATTTGGTGCTGCTGGATGACGAGACGCCTGAAGCCTTGGCCCGTGCGCTGAGATACGTAGCAGAGCATGATGACGAGGCCCAGGCTCTAGGGCTGGGAGCGCAGCAGTTTGTGTCGAAGCAGAAGACATGGCGAGCGCACGGAAGAATGTTAGGCGCATTCCTGGACCGTGTTGTTCAGAAGAACAGGAGCGGTGAGCGTGCTCCCTGA
- a CDS encoding glycosyltransferase family 4 protein produces the protein MIKIAIFHHYGGWGGAGLMLYNLTEELVRAGHEVHILLPEGKLAGFIHRDFPSVHLRYISYIHDFPHYSGGSYFALHPGFILRFLRSRRVDHDFESFMRKVAPTHLILNSSVLIPYLGKTRLINPEIKTILVIQENVASGLFGLRKDYLRRLTESYSNLTLFISEFDQRQFHIRSRQGIMRNWISRKSLLPEREDGEVGKVGMLYMGGLSRLKGLHVLLRAVCLLRARGISEPLTILGEMQNTSRNPLERRLFDNLLRSVSGVQVYGNVEETAAFIATSSVVVFPITKPHQGRPIMEAGRYSKPVVATNFKALREDLIHDHNGLMFRNGKVTELANVLERMLADADRLQRMGEANRTMYEALHTRKNAYVLLNYLSNGEVK, from the coding sequence ATGATTAAAATCGCTATTTTTCATCATTATGGCGGTTGGGGCGGAGCTGGCCTGATGCTATACAATCTGACCGAAGAGTTGGTTCGGGCAGGACATGAGGTCCATATTCTTCTGCCGGAAGGTAAGCTAGCTGGCTTTATACATAGAGATTTTCCATCTGTGCATCTAAGATACATAAGTTATATCCACGACTTCCCCCACTACTCTGGTGGAAGCTATTTCGCACTTCACCCCGGATTCATCTTGCGTTTTCTGAGGTCGAGGCGTGTGGACCACGACTTTGAAAGCTTTATGAGGAAAGTCGCGCCAACGCACTTGATCCTTAATTCCTCTGTGTTGATCCCTTACCTTGGAAAGACGCGCTTGATTAATCCAGAAATCAAAACAATTCTCGTCATTCAAGAGAATGTTGCGTCGGGACTGTTTGGTCTACGCAAAGATTATCTCAGGAGATTGACGGAGTCCTACAGTAACCTCACACTGTTTATCTCTGAATTCGATCAGCGACAATTCCACATACGTTCCCGACAGGGAATCATGCGCAACTGGATATCGAGGAAATCGCTGTTGCCCGAGCGTGAGGACGGTGAGGTGGGTAAGGTGGGGATGCTCTATATGGGAGGTCTCAGCCGGCTCAAGGGTCTTCATGTCCTCCTGCGCGCCGTCTGTCTGCTGAGAGCACGAGGCATCAGTGAGCCCCTCACGATTTTGGGAGAGATGCAGAATACATCGAGAAATCCTCTTGAGCGTCGGCTGTTTGACAATCTTCTACGCTCTGTTTCTGGAGTTCAGGTGTACGGCAATGTTGAGGAAACTGCGGCATTCATCGCAACTTCCTCGGTGGTGGTCTTTCCAATCACGAAACCACATCAGGGTCGACCCATCATGGAGGCTGGCCGCTACTCCAAACCAGTGGTGGCTACAAATTTTAAAGCGCTGCGGGAAGATTTAATTCATGACCACAACGGCCTGATGTTCCGGAACGGAAAAGTCACTGAATTGGCCAATGTACTCGAGCGGATGCTGGCTGATGCAGACCGTCTACAGCGAATGGGTGAGGCCAACCGAACCATGTACGAGGCTTTGCACACTCGTAAAAATGCATACGTTCTCCTCAACTATCTGTCGAACGGAGAAGTCAAGTGA
- a CDS encoding O-antigen ligase family protein encodes MKFNWVTVVCITLLFSLTGNEAVYGSAAVPFANVLGKLVPFLIMLTFLWRNRRSAIDPLALGAIYFLIYVLANRILTIVLGLETYGAAPWHMYLNFATCIMLYIAVSSHDRDQVKVLVEKIMQVLAVSGGLYGVVSLIGVLDGRFEGYPMRFLSLIPALYYSASYLVGQKARKTFFLFGAAVFPLITVLHKPAIISLAAGLGVVFLLSLLQKKYTFVVLGRGTAIATAIFISLQGLNYATGGKLFQQITSIVEYQFFHKRELEAGILDSPFEAFLGGRFDLWQTAWERIQSNPFRGYGFYQLSIERIGSYQSVVIPFHNGYLDLLLSVGILGVLFLLPILFASLVWLTALIRNGQAWERVFALGIAGALASLFFYNMGGTSILFYTINLAVWVLLGCLKVLGSTSARVSSSYD; translated from the coding sequence ATGAAGTTTAATTGGGTTACGGTGGTCTGCATAACACTGCTGTTTAGCCTTACTGGTAATGAGGCAGTGTATGGTTCTGCGGCTGTTCCCTTCGCGAATGTTCTGGGCAAGCTTGTCCCCTTTCTGATCATGCTTACGTTCCTGTGGCGAAATAGAAGATCTGCGATTGACCCACTTGCCCTCGGGGCAATCTATTTTCTTATTTATGTACTTGCCAACCGCATATTGACTATCGTGCTGGGGCTTGAAACATATGGAGCGGCTCCCTGGCACATGTATCTCAACTTCGCGACTTGTATCATGCTGTATATCGCTGTCAGTAGCCACGACCGAGACCAGGTGAAGGTGTTGGTGGAAAAGATCATGCAGGTTCTGGCGGTGTCGGGGGGACTTTATGGGGTCGTTTCTCTGATCGGGGTCCTGGATGGCCGGTTTGAGGGCTACCCGATGAGGTTCCTGAGCCTAATCCCCGCTCTCTATTACTCAGCGAGTTATCTGGTAGGACAGAAGGCCAGGAAAACTTTCTTCTTGTTCGGCGCGGCTGTCTTTCCTTTAATTACAGTCCTGCACAAGCCTGCCATCATTTCTCTTGCCGCCGGACTGGGAGTGGTGTTTCTGCTCAGCCTGCTGCAGAAAAAGTACACGTTTGTCGTTCTTGGCAGAGGGACTGCGATTGCCACAGCCATCTTCATATCTCTGCAGGGGCTTAATTATGCCACTGGTGGGAAACTATTTCAGCAAATCACATCCATCGTGGAATACCAGTTCTTTCACAAAAGAGAGCTTGAGGCTGGGATCCTCGATTCTCCGTTCGAAGCTTTTCTTGGCGGACGTTTTGATCTCTGGCAGACAGCCTGGGAGAGGATTCAATCCAATCCTTTCAGGGGATACGGTTTTTACCAGCTGAGTATTGAGCGTATTGGTTCCTATCAAAGTGTGGTCATTCCGTTTCACAACGGTTACCTTGACCTCCTGCTGTCGGTTGGGATCTTGGGAGTCCTATTCCTGCTGCCCATTCTGTTTGCGAGTCTTGTCTGGCTGACTGCCTTGATCAGAAACGGTCAGGCATGGGAACGTGTATTTGCGCTAGGCATAGCTGGAGCGCTTGCCAGTCTATTTTTTTACAATATGGGGGGCACTTCTATCCTTTTCTACACAATCAATCTAGCGGTTTGGGTGTTACTGGGATGTCTCAAGGTTCTCGGATCAACCTCTGCGAGGGTGAGTTCTTCATATGATTAA
- a CDS encoding lipopolysaccharide biosynthesis protein produces the protein MNSHFTSWMSRLSSPYAKNLLTTLIRAVGQLLIFAVLTRIIPPSEYGQYFVALSIIAIVNALVDLGSYNLVFLLNSKYQNLERVVSELVTHLAAIMFPGILIVLLLNAVLQLGIPLGVLILAGIIDIMTRMIMVFVAANMIDEHYQKIFFFESVGLIIKAAALLIAVGWKTDLTEWLFALAAANLLMLTFAWKYLFQGRRVTLKIPALYRTFWKEASPFAISNALVGVSSELEKPIMSRLLSFSDVAVYSIGQRIFSIGSMPVSAWLATRYAGFFTSESPAEKKRLIQSAAYPALIIAGAVILTLAAVVSLDVIGLVFGRDYEKAGLLMLIMSSSYLFQAAYLPMADYLSGTGRQPLRLKIQAISTVAYLIGAVFWIPRLNTVGAAINVVEFHLLSFIIYSVVVGLQEKRGL, from the coding sequence GTGAATTCACATTTTACATCCTGGATGTCTCGTTTGAGCTCGCCATACGCGAAGAACCTCCTCACCACCCTGATCCGCGCGGTTGGCCAGTTGTTGATTTTTGCTGTTCTGACGAGGATTATTCCGCCAAGTGAGTACGGACAATATTTTGTTGCACTGTCAATAATCGCTATCGTCAACGCGTTGGTGGATCTGGGATCCTATAATTTGGTTTTCTTGCTAAACAGTAAGTATCAAAATCTGGAGCGCGTGGTAAGCGAGCTGGTAACTCACCTTGCCGCCATCATGTTCCCCGGCATCTTAATTGTGCTGTTGCTGAATGCTGTGCTTCAGCTTGGGATACCGCTGGGCGTCCTAATCCTAGCGGGGATAATCGACATCATGACGCGCATGATAATGGTGTTTGTGGCAGCCAACATGATTGATGAACATTACCAAAAGATATTCTTTTTCGAATCTGTCGGTCTGATCATTAAAGCGGCGGCCCTTCTGATTGCAGTCGGATGGAAAACTGATTTGACAGAGTGGTTATTCGCTCTTGCGGCGGCGAATCTGTTGATGTTGACATTCGCTTGGAAGTACCTGTTCCAGGGCAGACGAGTTACGCTGAAGATCCCAGCGCTGTACCGGACGTTCTGGAAAGAGGCATCCCCATTCGCCATCTCCAACGCCCTGGTCGGGGTTTCCAGCGAACTCGAAAAGCCTATTATGTCACGCCTATTGAGCTTTTCTGACGTCGCCGTGTATTCCATAGGACAGCGTATCTTTTCAATCGGATCCATGCCTGTTTCTGCTTGGTTGGCAACCCGTTATGCGGGCTTCTTCACCAGCGAGTCGCCAGCCGAGAAAAAGAGGCTGATCCAGAGCGCAGCGTATCCTGCTCTGATCATCGCGGGTGCAGTGATCCTGACGCTGGCTGCCGTTGTTAGTCTAGATGTCATTGGCCTTGTTTTTGGAAGAGACTATGAGAAGGCAGGTCTTTTAATGTTGATAATGTCGTCTTCATATCTATTTCAGGCGGCCTATCTGCCTATGGCAGACTATCTTTCTGGGACAGGAAGGCAACCGCTGCGTCTCAAAATCCAGGCGATCTCGACCGTCGCCTATCTGATAGGTGCGGTATTCTGGATTCCCAGGCTCAATACTGTGGGGGCGGCCATCAACGTGGTTGAATTTCATCTGCTCAGCTTTATTATTTATTCTGTTGTCGTAGGGCTGCAGGAGAAGAGAGGCTTATGA